In one window of Macrobrachium rosenbergii isolate ZJJX-2024 chromosome 11, ASM4041242v1, whole genome shotgun sequence DNA:
- the wbl gene encoding endoplasmic reticulum resident protein 29 encodes MTWCLGNYMLVCMVLSLFAQLSDAINAKGCTPLDSWTFDKIIPKFKAAIVKFDIAYPYGKKHDEYTRLSAAGRGSPELLVAEVGVKDYGDNENMDLAERFGVVKDDFPVVKLFVAGKEDPIDFDGEFNEENLKMFIRRHSEIYIGLEGCLEVFDRIADKFMVSENVKERKELLREAEDEWDKIKSPSDRPIAETYVKVMRRVLEKGNEFISTETSRVNGLMAEKLTKEKKDEMQGKLNILKSFARDEL; translated from the exons ATGACATGGTGTTTAGGAAACTACATGCTTGTATGCATGGTTCTTTCGTTGTTTGCTCAGCTGTCAGATGCTATTAACGCTAAGGGATGTACGCCTTTAGACTCCTGGACCTTCGATAAG ATAATTCCCAAATTTAAGGCTGCTATTGTCAAATTCGACATTGCTTATCCATATGGCAAGAAGCATGATGAGTATACAAGATTATCAGCTGCAGGTAGGGGATCGCCTGAGCTCTTGGTAGCAGAAGTAGGAGTCAAGGATTATGGTGATAATGAAAACATGGACCTTGCTGAAAGGTTTGGAGTGGTTAAAGATGATTTTCCTGTTGTGAAGCTGTTTGTTGCAGGGAAAGAAGATCCTATAGATTTTGATGGTGAATTCAATGAAGAAAACTTGAAGATGTTTATCAGGCGTCATTCTGAAATTTATATTGGGCTAGAGGGATGTCTTGAGGTTTTTGACCGCATTGCAGACAAGTTCATGGTTTCTGAGAAtgttaaagagagaaaagaactgcTGAGAGAGGCAGAAGATGAATGGGACAAGATAAAGAGCCCATCTGACAGGCCAATTGCTGAAACTTATGTAAAAGTTATGAGGAGGGTATTAGAAAAAGGCAATGAGTTTATCTCCACAGAAACATCAAGAGTGAATGGTTTGATGGCAGAGAAGCTAACCAAGGAAAAGAAGGATGAAATGCAAGGAAAGCTTAATATACTGAAATCCTTTGCGAGAGATGAATTGTGA